AATTTCACATGGATCGGTAACTCTGCATTCATTAGCTCTTACGCCAGTGAATGTCAATTACAGTGAGTAGCAAGCAAGCCAACAGAGTTTTTATTGAATTCTTAATTCTAAAAGTAGAATAAATCAtatatgtaaccaaaaaaaaagattttgaatTAAAAGAGGAAGGACTGAGCTCATGGTTTCATGCTGGAGCAGtagataaatttttttaagaatttgTATCTTTTTTGTTCAAAATGCAGAGCAAAAGAAGCAACAAATTTCAGAAATAAAGGCTGGAATTGATGATGCAGAAGCTTTGGTACGCTCTTCactttatttctttttattggAAATCTGCCTTTCTTTGTTCTATATTATAGGACTCTGATATTGTTGTGCTTATGATTTTTTAGATTCGAAAAATGGATCTTGAGGCAAGAAGTTTGCAGGCAAACATTAAGGCTGTGCTTCTTGCCAAGTTGCGGGAGTACAAATCAGATCTGAACAATATCAAAAGTACTGTTAAGAAAATTGAATCTGGAAACTTCAACCCCTCTGCACGGGATGAGTTGTTGGAATCGGGCATGACAGATGTTATGACGGTATgattcattttttataatttaatatcatttaatgATGTTAAAGGACAATTCCTTGCTCTGAAACCACTATGAGGAAACAATTTGATCTTTTTTTCCCTCTATAGTTATAGACCTATTACCTAAAACTAATTGGTTAAGTAATGGCTAACTATTGCTGATGTGCTTTTCATTTTCAAGCAACCCATATAAGTGCCACATTAATATTACTAATCCTTTAGCCATCGCTAACAAAATTCGAATTGCGATAAGATTGCAGTTATTCTATAGATCATAGGATTGCCTCGGAGCTATTTAAATGAATAGAGGAAACCAAGATTAGAATATATGGACTGAGAATATTTAACCTTTATTGACCTGTAAGCAATTTGTTGATATTTATTGTCTCTACttatatattttcatatgtTGAATAGGTTTATGAGTATGTACTTGCTTGAATTCCAATTTTTTTTGGAGATACAGCCATGTTCATCCCTTTCCTTAAGGATGCAACAAAGGCAATGGAGCTTAAGGCTATCATCTTCACTGAAATTTCTTAACATTTATAAAAACAATGCAGTAATAACGGTGCTGCTAAAGTTCTAAGCTATTGCAAGATATCTATTATATGCAGtggtttcaaaataaaaaaggatGTAATACTGCCAGGGAGAGAAATAGAAGCAATTTATAGATGATATATGAATTATAGTGTAAGTTGTATTTTTGCTATCGGACATCAACTAGTGAAACAGACACTATATAAACCTTTTAAAGGAAAAATGTAAGATTTATTGTCTGCAAAAAGTGTATGAATTTCTGAACACTAATGTTTCTTGGATTGGCACCATCAAATATGACACCTGTTGCTCATATCATTACAATAGGCATCAGCCGATCaaagagaaagattaatgatGGCAACTGAGAGGTTGAACAAGTCTGGCGACAGAATTAAAGACAGTAGGAGAACAATGTTGGAATCTGAAGAGATTGGCGCTTCGATTCTTCAAGATTTGCATTCACAGAGACAATCTCTACTCCATGCAGGTGACACGGTAATGTTTTTCTCTTGTTGCTCAAGTTACAATCTGCTGGTGTTTCTATTAGTAGTAACAAAGTGCTTTTAAAAAAGTTTAGTTTTCTATAACGGTAACTTCGATATGCAACAATtccttgaaatattttttttttgcaagctAGAAATTAGTTCGGTTATGTCTTTCTAATTCTTCTATGCTTGCCTGCTGTCAAGTCGTGTAGCATATGTAGGCTGTGTTTCTgctattttataatttttcagcATATTGTTTAGTTAATATTATAACTCATTGTTCTTGAAAtttttagtgaaaatatcaATGGCTGTGGTGAGAGACAAAGTACATGCCATTCTGTCTACTGAAGGGTTATATTTTCTCATGCAGCTTCATGGAGTGGATAATAACATAGGGAAGAGCAAGAAAATTTTGTCCAACATGTCAAGAAGGATGAACAAGAACAAGTGGATTATTAGCATCATCACTGCTATCCTGGTTTTTGTTATCATCTTGATTCTGTACTTTAAACTTTCGAAATAGCCAAGCCTATTGGTTCATAAATATCTCCTAAATGCAAGGTTGTTTTAGTTTTACCCTTGTTTCTCTCCTCTCTTCTCGTCTCTTCTCTTCTTTGATCTGAGCGCTTGGAAAAATATGCTACGCTGTGGAATGCTGCACCCTAAGTTGACACTGTTTTCTTCTGTAAATGTGTGGTGTGTCTTATGTTGGCTGTCATGTATGAAAAGTTGAATTTTGTTTTAATCAATTATTGCATGAAGTTCATGTAAAACTGGAATGCCCTATGGCAATGCTGTTCAATTTTAATGAAAACTGCATCAAAACCACTGGATTAAGCAACTTAATTAAGTGTTCACGCGTAAGtgtttattcataagttaatttaaaatttttattgaaagaaatttaaaataagtaaGCATGTATAAACGCTCATTTATAAGTTAATCCTagcagcttatgaaaataaattcaaaacaacttataggtaagtcataaactatttacataagctctctTAAACACTAGCACACTTGCATAGTGTTTGTATAGGTGCTTATTTATAGGTGCTTATGTTATAAGTTCAGATAAATTCTTTTAAACGGGGCCTAAATGTTACTGATGAAGTGAGCTTGTATACAAAGTAAGAAGGTGAGAGAGTGATGAAGTGAGCTTGTATATAAAGTAAGAAGGTGAGAGAGTattcaagaaaaaaaagtgcaaaactatgaaattattattactattttcATTTACCATCCTGATATTTTGCTGCTCAATACGTCTCTGGATATTAATACATGGTCAAAAGACGTGGATCACAATTCTTCAATCtatgaaaatataaaacaaaaaaactaagaaaatcTCTCACAGGAAAAAGCACCATCTAGCATTTCCGACTTACACAAATATGGAACATTCTCATAGGAGTCCTCTGTACTTCCTAAGCAGAATATGGAATCCTCAAGCACATTCTCTGTGCAAGCCAGGGCCTTTCTGGTTCTGGATCAATGAAAGGATGCATGATGAACTGCTCCGCTTCTTCATCCATCAATTCTCTACACCAATTCACTCGGTTGGATGGAGAACAACCAGGTCCAAAACACCTACAGTTATGTTAAAATTAAGCCAAACTTATTGAgctaaataaacaaaaaaattgcatAGAATAGGCAAGCCAAACACTATGCTACCCCCAAGCCCCAACCTCTCTTCCTAACCCCAAGTGAATCtttaatcaaaaaattatttatttgcaACGTTTTTATACTATTTTTAGATGACAAAATTCAGTTAAGGTGGTTTGGACATGTGTTGAAAAGATATGGAGACACCGGTGAGAAAAGTTCATAAGATGTTTCTTAGTTCTGTGAAGAGGGGTGGACGTAGGTCAAAAAGGACGTTGGAAGATATTTAAAAACGTGGTCTCATGGTCAATAATATCACATAAAATTTGGTTTTGACTAGAGCGCAATGATGTCAGATAGATGATCCATATAACTGAGCTAACTTTGTAGAATaaatcttttgttgttgtttgtttagTAGGGTAAGGGAACACCTCATGACAAACCATAAAAACATTAATATTCTAAGTATTCTAACACACAAAGCTGTACTTTTCTTAGGGGTGGATTAACATATTGGGATAGGATAGAAATAGAAGCTCTACATCTTCTAGCATATTGATGATAATAGTAGAAAACAGTGCATTCTTGATCCAAACAACACTCTAATTTTTATCTTCTGGCAATATGAAGCAGCTCATAATCTGAATATAAACTAAATTTATAATGGTTTATTTCAAACAATAAACACCTGCAAAGCATAAAACAATGCAAAATGAAATCTGACATGGATACCTGTATTCATAAAAGCAAGCACTTCTCTCATTCTCAACT
This is a stretch of genomic DNA from Lotus japonicus ecotype B-129 chromosome 1, LjGifu_v1.2. It encodes these proteins:
- the LOC130728552 gene encoding vesicle transport v-SNARE 11-like isoform X2, which encodes MSSVFEGYERQYCELSANLSATCAAAGALNGEQKKQQISEIKAGIDDAEALIRKMDLEARSLQANIKAVLLAKLREYKSDLNNIKSTVKKIESGNFNPSARDELLESGMTDVMTASADQRERLMMATERLNKSGDRIKDSRRTMLESEEIGASILQDLHSQRQSLLHAGDT
- the LOC130728552 gene encoding vesicle transport v-SNARE 11-like isoform X1, whose product is MSSVFEGYERQYCELSANLSATCAAAGALNGEQKKQQISEIKAGIDDAEALIRKMDLEARSLQANIKAVLLAKLREYKSDLNNIKSTVKKIESGNFNPSARDELLESGMTDVMTASADQRERLMMATERLNKSGDRIKDSRRTMLESEEIGASILQDLHSQRQSLLHAGDTLHGVDNNIGKSKKILSNMSRRMNKNKWIISIITAILVFVIILILYFKLSK